From a single Phocoena sinus isolate mPhoSin1 chromosome 1, mPhoSin1.pri, whole genome shotgun sequence genomic region:
- the LOC116759027 gene encoding LOW QUALITY PROTEIN: KH domain-containing, RNA-binding, signal transduction-associated protein 3-like (The sequence of the model RefSeq protein was modified relative to this genomic sequence to represent the inferred CDS: substituted 1 base at 1 genomic stop codon), giving the protein MASTLNHDWKIEMVIKLGQKVLTPVKQFPKFNFVGKLLGPRGNSLKRLQEETLTKMSILGKGSMRGKAKEEELRKSGEAKYFHLSDDLHVLTEVIPPTPPPTPPPPPPTPPPRSAEAYARMGHALEEIKKFLIPEYNDEIRQAQLQELTYLNGGPENADVPVVTLRTRGVPTPAITRGRGGVTAQPVGVGVLRGTPTTRGVLSTRGPVSRGRGLLTPRARGVPPPGYRRPPPPPTRETCGDYDYDDGYGTAYDEQRYDSYDNSHSAPAQSGADYYAYGHRFGEETYDSXGPEEWTNSRHKAPSARTATGVYRDQPYSRY; this is encoded by the coding sequence ACAGAAAGTTTTAACTCCTGTAAAACAGTTCCCTAAGTTCAACTTTGTGGGAAAACTTTTGGGGCCACGTGGCAATTCTCTGAAGCGTTTACAAGAAGAAACCTTGACAAAAATGTCCATCCTTGGAAAAGGCTCCATGAGAGGCAAGGCAAAAGAAGAAGAGTTGAGGAAAAGTGGAGAAGCAAAGTACTTCCACCTCAGTGATGATCTCCATGTTCTGACTGAAGtgatcccccccacccccccccccaccccccccccacccccccccaccccccccccccgctcagCAGAAGCCTATGCCCGGATGGGACATGCTctggaggaaatcaaaaagttcCTCATTCCTGAGTATAATGATGAAATCAGGCAAGCACAGCTCCAGGAATTAACATATTTGAATGGTGGTCCAGAAAATGCAGATGTACCAGTTGTTACCTTGCGTACAAGAGGGGTACCAACCCCAGCAATaaccaggggaaggggaggagtcaCAGCCCAGCCAGTGGGAGTCGGGGTACTGCGAGGGACACCGACTACCAGGGGAGTCCTTTCCACCCGAGGGCCAGTGAGTCGGGGAAGAGGACTTCTCACTCCCCGAGCAAGAGGAGTCCCCCCACCTGGGTACAGACGTCCGCCACCGCCCCCAACACGAGAGACCTGTGGAGATTATGACTATGACGATGGATATGGCACCGCTTACGATGAACAGCGTTATGATTCCTATGATAACAGCCACAGCGCCCCAGCCCAAAGTGGTGCTGATTACTATGCTTATGGACACCGATTCGGTGAAGAGACGTATGATTCCTAAGGGCCAGAGGAGTGGACTAACTCAAGACACAAGGCACCCTCAGCGAGGACAGCAACGGGTGTCTACAGAGACCAGCCATACAGCAGATACTGA